In Erigeron canadensis isolate Cc75 chromosome 7, C_canadensis_v1, whole genome shotgun sequence, one DNA window encodes the following:
- the LOC122608087 gene encoding protein EXORDIUM-like 2, translated as MTIMQTTSILSFLTFFTSSLLIISTIIHPCSATIPRKLALVQTPATILKYHKGSILHGNITINLLWYGKFLPIQKTIITDFIKSLNARVSSPPSASSWWQTTRNYKGGPRDIHLGKQIVDEKCSLGKSLKDSHLIHLASKNKGFNQISLVLTSADVQVSGFCMNRCGTHGSTRVNKGHNFAYAWVGNSITQCPDQCAWPFVLPTFGPKMPPLLAPNDVGIDGMVINIATVLAGTVTNPFDGGYFQGPATAPLEAVTACTGIFGSGAFPGYPGSVLVDKKTKVSYNAAGVKGRKYLLPAMWDPKTSTCKTLV; from the coding sequence ATGACCATCATGCAAACTACTTCCATTCTTTCCTTTCTCACATTCTTTACATCTTCTCTTCTAATAATCTCCACCATAATCCACCCTTGTTCCGCCACGATCCCTCGAAAACTCGCCCTTGTACAAACACCAGCCACCATTTTAAAATACCACAAAGGTTCAATCCTTCATGGCAATATCACCATTAACCTCTTATGGTATGGCAAATTTTTACCTATCCAAAAAACCATAATTACCGATTTCATTAAATCGTTAAATGCGCGCGTTTCTTCTCCACCATCCGCGTCTTCTTGGTGGCAAACAACCCGAAATTACAAAGGAGGGCCCCGAGATATCCACTTAGGCAAACAAATAGTGGATGAAAAATGTTCACTAGGAAAATCACTTAAAGATTCACATTTAATTCATTTGGCTTCTAAAAATAAAGGGTTTAACCAAATTAGTCTAGTATTGACATCCGCGGATGTACAAGTTTCTGGGTTTTGCATGAACCGGTGTGGGACCCATGGGTCGACACGAGTAAACAAGGGTCATAACTTTGCTTATGCATGGGTTGGTAACTCAATAACACAATGCCCGGATCAATGTGCATGGCCCTTTGTATTACCCACATTTGGGCCTAAAATGCCCCCATTGTTGGCCCCCAATGACGTTGGTATCGATGGTATGGTGATTAATATCGCGACGGTTTTGGCTGGGACCGTAACAAACCCATTTGATGGCGGGTATTTTCAGGGTCCGGCTACTGCTCCATTGGAAGCGGTTACGGCTTGCACTGGAATATTCGGGTCGGGTGCATTTCCCGGGTACCCGGGAAGTGTGTTGGTTGATAAGAAGACAAAAGTTAGCTATAATGCAGCGGGTGTGAAGGGGCGTAAGTATTTGTTGCCTGCTATGTGGGATCCTAAAACTTCAACGTGCAAGACACTTGTGTGA